The Euphorbia lathyris chromosome 2, ddEupLath1.1, whole genome shotgun sequence genome includes a window with the following:
- the LOC136219157 gene encoding putative MO25-like protein At5g47540 isoform X1, whose product MKSLFKSKPKSPADVVRQTRILLVSLNGSGELRGAKRDEKMEELFKHIRELKVILYGSSESEPVSDACAQLTQEFFKENTLNLLIEFLPKLSLEARKDATQVVANLQRQQVQCRILASAYLEANLNLIDILASGYEVPDLALHYGSMLRECIRHQSVARYVLESEHLIKFFNYIQLPNFDIAADAMATFKELLTRHKSTVAGFLSKNYDWFFQEFNSKLLESESYITKRQAIKLLGDMLLERSNSSVMVRYVSSKDNLRILMNLLRESSKKIQMDAFHVFKLFAANQNKPPEIVNIFIANRSKLLQFLADLKMDREDEQFEEDKTHVVKEIAELKQVGSQVTGIEKCKA is encoded by the exons ATGAAAAGCCTCTTCAAGTCGAAGCCCAAATCTCCAGCTGACGTTGTCAGGCAAACTCGAATTCTTCTCGTTTCTCTCAATGGCAGCGGTGAACTTCGCGGCGCCAAGAGAGACGAGAAG ATGGAAGAATTATTCAAACATATACGTGAGCTAAAGGTGATTCTGTATGGCAGTAGTGAATCTGAGCCTGTTTCTGATGCTTGTGCACAACTCACCCAGGAATTTTTCAAGGAGAATACACTAAATCTTCTTATTGAATTTCTTCCTAAATTGAGTTTGGAG GCACGGAAAGATGCCACTCAAGTGGTTGCCAATTTACAGAGGCAACAGGTTCAATGTCGAATCCTTGCTTCTGCCTACTTGGAAGCAAACTTAAACCTCATTGATATTTTGGCATCTGG GTATGAAGTCCCAGACCTTGCTTTGCATTATGGTAGTATGTTGAGGGAGTGCATACGTCATCAGAGCGTTGCAAG ATATGTCTTGGAATCAGAGCACTTGATCAAGTTCTTTAACTACATACAGCTTCCAAATTTTGATATCGCAGCAGATGCTATGGCGACTTTCAAG GAACTTTTGACCAGGCACAAGTCCACTGTTGCAGGATTTCTTTCAAAGAATTATGATTGG TTCTTTCAGGAATTTAATTCAAAACTGCTGGAATCTGAGAGTTATATCACCAAACGACAAGCTATTAAG CTGTTGGGTGATATGTTACTGGAACGATCAAATTCTTCAGTCATGGTACGATATGTGAGCTCCAAAGATAACTTGCGGATTCTAATGAATCTTCTAAGG GAATCAAGCAAGAAGATCCAGATGGATGCATTTCATGTATTCAAG CTCTTTGCTGCTAATCAAAACAAACCTCCTGAAATCGTCAACATATTTATTGCGAATAGAAGCAAGCTTCTGCAGTTTTTGGCCGACTTGAAGATGGATAGAG AAGATGAACAATTTGAAGAagataaaacccatgtggtgaAAGAAATTGCTGAACTAAAACAAGTGGGAAGCCAAGTAACAGGAATTGAGAAATGTAAAGCCTAA
- the LOC136219157 gene encoding putative MO25-like protein At5g47540 isoform X2, producing the protein MKSLFKSKPKSPADVVRQTRILLVSLNGSGELRGAKRDEKMEELFKHIRELKVILYGSSESEPVSDACAQLTQEFFKENTLNLLIEFLPKLSLEARKDATQVVANLQRQQVQCRILASAYLEANLNLIDILASGYEVPDLALHYGSMLRECIRHQSVARYVLESEHLIKFFNYIQLPNFDIAADAMATFKELLTRHKSTVAGFLSKNYDWFFQEFNSKLLESESYITKRQAIKLLGDMLLERSNSSVMVRYVSSKDNLRILMNLLRESSKKIQMDAFHVFKLFAANQNKPPEIVNIFIANRSKLLQFLADLKMDRDEQFEEDKTHVVKEIAELKQVGSQVTGIEKCKA; encoded by the exons ATGAAAAGCCTCTTCAAGTCGAAGCCCAAATCTCCAGCTGACGTTGTCAGGCAAACTCGAATTCTTCTCGTTTCTCTCAATGGCAGCGGTGAACTTCGCGGCGCCAAGAGAGACGAGAAG ATGGAAGAATTATTCAAACATATACGTGAGCTAAAGGTGATTCTGTATGGCAGTAGTGAATCTGAGCCTGTTTCTGATGCTTGTGCACAACTCACCCAGGAATTTTTCAAGGAGAATACACTAAATCTTCTTATTGAATTTCTTCCTAAATTGAGTTTGGAG GCACGGAAAGATGCCACTCAAGTGGTTGCCAATTTACAGAGGCAACAGGTTCAATGTCGAATCCTTGCTTCTGCCTACTTGGAAGCAAACTTAAACCTCATTGATATTTTGGCATCTGG GTATGAAGTCCCAGACCTTGCTTTGCATTATGGTAGTATGTTGAGGGAGTGCATACGTCATCAGAGCGTTGCAAG ATATGTCTTGGAATCAGAGCACTTGATCAAGTTCTTTAACTACATACAGCTTCCAAATTTTGATATCGCAGCAGATGCTATGGCGACTTTCAAG GAACTTTTGACCAGGCACAAGTCCACTGTTGCAGGATTTCTTTCAAAGAATTATGATTGG TTCTTTCAGGAATTTAATTCAAAACTGCTGGAATCTGAGAGTTATATCACCAAACGACAAGCTATTAAG CTGTTGGGTGATATGTTACTGGAACGATCAAATTCTTCAGTCATGGTACGATATGTGAGCTCCAAAGATAACTTGCGGATTCTAATGAATCTTCTAAGG GAATCAAGCAAGAAGATCCAGATGGATGCATTTCATGTATTCAAG CTCTTTGCTGCTAATCAAAACAAACCTCCTGAAATCGTCAACATATTTATTGCGAATAGAAGCAAGCTTCTGCAGTTTTTGGCCGACTTGAAGATGGATAGAG ATGAACAATTTGAAGAagataaaacccatgtggtgaAAGAAATTGCTGAACTAAAACAAGTGGGAAGCCAAGTAACAGGAATTGAGAAATGTAAAGCCTAA